Proteins encoded by one window of Vigna radiata var. radiata cultivar VC1973A chromosome 5, Vradiata_ver6, whole genome shotgun sequence:
- the LOC106760024 gene encoding glucan endo-1,3-beta-glucosidase, basic isoform-like: MSSFFSTKMFSLPTVVLLLQLFTINLRTIADAQVGMCYGTFGDNLPPANEVVSLYQENCIQKMRVFDPKPDILHALKDSNIELILGVPNIDLQQLATFPNEAITWVQNNVLDFLPNVRIKYVAVGNEVNPAVGDTYKVAKYVLPAIQNIYKAIRAKGLQDQIKVTTAIDMTMLGNTYPPSQASFRADVKSYIEPIIGYLVYANAPLLANVYPYYGYSTSPHDVSLSYALFTSPDVVVTDGEYKYQNLFDAVLDSVHAAIDNTKIGYVEVVVSESGWPSDGGFGASNDNAKTYLEGLFRRAKTGSPRRPSKPTEIYVFSMFDENQKNPDIEKHWGVFHPNKEKKFPIGC, from the exons AtgtcttctttcttctccacCAAGATGTTCTCATTGCCCACTGTCGTGCTTCTTCTCCAGCTATTCACAATTAACCTTCGCACTATAG CAGATGCTCAAGTTGGCATGTGTTATGGTACATTCGGCGACAATTTACCTCCGGCAAATGAAGTTGTCAGTCTTTACCAAGAAAACTGTATCCAAAAAATGAGAGTCTTTGATCCTAAACCAGATATTCTACATGCATTGAAAGATTCAAACATCGAGCTCATTCTTGGAGTGCCAAACATCGACCTTCAACAGCTCGCCACCTTCCCTAACGAGGCTATTACTTGGGTGCAAAACAATGTCTTAGATTTCTTACCCAATGTCAGAATCAAGTACGTGGCAGTCGGCAACGAAGTGAATCCCGCCGTCGGAGATACCTATAAGGTTGCCAAATACGTTCTACCTGCAATCCAAAACATATACAAAGCTATTAGGGCTAAAGGCCTTCAGGATCAAATTAAGGTCACAACCGCCATTGACATGACCATGTTAGGAAACACTTACCCTCCATCACAAGCCTCCTTCAGAGCTGATGTCAAGTCATACATCGAACCCATAATCGGCTACCTGGTATATGCAAATGCACCTTTGCTAGCCAATGTCTACCCTTATTATGGTTACTCTACTAGCCCTCATGACGTATCACTTTCCTATGCTCTTTTCACCTCACCAGATGTTGTGGTAACAGATGGTGAATACAAATACCAGAATCTGTTTGATGCTGTGTTGGATTCGGTGCATGCTGCAATTGATAACACTAAAATTGGTTATGTTGAGGTTGTTGTGTCGGAGAGTGGGTGGCCGTCGGATGGAGGATTTGGCGCCAGTAATGACAATGCAAAGACATACTTAGAGGGTTTGTTTCGTCGGGCTAAAACAGGTAGCCCTAGAAGGCCTTCGAAACCCACAGAGATCTATGTATTTAGTATGTTTGATGAGAATCAAAAGAATCCCGACATAGAGAAACATTGGGGAGTCTTCCATCccaacaaagaaaagaagtttcCAATTGGTTGTTAA
- the LOC106760026 gene encoding glucan endo-1,3-beta-glucosidase, basic isoform-like — MSSLFTTKMFSLSTLVLLLQLFTINLRTTDGQNVGVCYGTLGDNLPPANEVVGLYQENCIRKMRIFDPNRDTLSALKDSDIELILGVPNVDLQALATSPDNAITWVQNNVLEFFPSVKIKHVAVGNEVDPVGEFAQYVLPAIQNIYKEITAKGLQDQIKVTTVISTSILGSSYPPSQGSFRADARSYIDPILGYLVSANAPLLANVYPYFSYSSNPNDISLPYALFTSPNVVVSDGQYGYQNLFDAVLDSVHAAIDSTGVGFVDVVVSETGWPSDGALGASIDNAKTYLVGLFRRSKTGSPRRPSKPTEIYLFSMFDENQKTPELEKHWGIFFPNKDKKYPVSCVKGKEI; from the exons ATGTCTTCTCTCTTCACTACCAAGATGTTCTCATTGTCCACTCTCGTGCTTCTTCTCCAGCTATTCACGATTAACCTTCGCACTACAG ATGGTCAAAATGTTGGCGTATGTTATGGGACATTGGGCGACAATTTACCTCCGGCAAATGAAGTTGTGGGCCTTTACCAAGAAAACTGTATCCGAAAGATGAGAATCTTTGATCCTAATAGAGATACTCTATCTGCACTTAAAGATTCAGACATCGAGCTCATTCTTGGGGTGCCGAACGTCGACCTTCAAGCTCTTGCAACCAGTCCTGACAATGCTATTACTTGGGTGCAAAACAATGTCTTGGAATTCTTCCCAAGTGTCAAAATCAAGCATGTCGCAGTTGGCAACGAAGTGGATCCCGTCGGTGAGTTTGCCCAATACGTTCTACCTGCAATCCAAAACATATACAAAGAAATTACGGCTAAAGGCCTTCAAGATCAGATTAAAGTCACAACAGTCATTTCCACAAGCATTTTAGGAAGCTCTTACCCTCCATCACAAGGGTCCTTCAGAGCTGATGCGAGATCATACATTGACCCCATACTCGGCTACTTGGTATCTGCAAATGCACCTTTACTCGCCAATGTCTACCCTTATTTTAGTTACTCTAGTAACCCTAATGACATATCACTTCCCTATGCTCTTTTCACCTCACCAAATGTTGTCGTATCGGATGGTCAATACGGATACCAGAATCTGTTTGATGCCGTGTTGGATTCGGTGCATGCTGCAATTGATAGCACTGGAGTTGGTTTTGTGGATGTTGTTGTGTCCGAGACCGGGTGGCCGTCCGATGGAGCGCTTGGCGCCAGTATTGACAATGCAAAGACCTACTTAGTGGGTTTGTTTCGTCGTTCTAAAACAGGTAGCCCTAGAAGGCCTTCGAAACCCACAGAAATCTATCTATTTAGTATGTTTGATGAGAATCAAAAGACTCCCGAGCTAGAGAAACATTGGGGGATCTTCTTTCCTAACAAAGACAAGAAGTATCCAGTTAGTTGTGTCAAAGgcaaagaaatataa
- the LOC106760168 gene encoding glucan endo-1,3-beta-glucosidase, basic isoform — MASHFSRNQRFSFAALLLLFELFAVNLITADAQIGVCYGMMGNNLPAANEVISLYRSNNIRRMRLYDPNQAALQALRNSGIELILGVPNSDLQGLATNADNARQWVQRNVLNFWPSVRIKYIAVGNEVSPVGGSSWYAQFVLPAVQNVYQAIRAQGLHDQIKVSTAIDMTLIGNSYPPSQGSFRGDVRSYLDPIIGYLLYAGAPLLVNVYPYFSYYGNPRDISLPYALFTAPNVVVWDGQYGYQNLFDAMLDSVHAAIDNTRIGYVEVVVSESGWPSGGDFGASYDNARVYLDNLVRRAGRGSPRRPSKPTEIYIFGMFDENGKSPEIEKHFGLFNPNKQKKYPFGFGGKRDRKIVMDDFNATNPLKSDM; from the exons ATGGCCTCTCACTTCTCCAGAAACCAGAGGTTCTCATTTGCTgctttgcttcttctttttgaaCTATTCGCAGTAAACCTTATCACAGCAG ATGCGCAGATTGGTGTGTGTTACGGCATGATGGGCAACAATCTACCAGCAGCTAATGAAGTTATAAGTCTTTACAGATCAAACAACATAAGAAGAATGAGACTTTACGATCCCAATCAAGCTGCTCTACAAGCCCTGAGAAATTCAGGAATTGAACTCATTCTTGGAGTGCCAAACTCTGATCTTCAGGGTCTTGCCACGAATGCTGATAATGCTCGTCAATGGGTGCAAAGGAACGTGTTGAATTTTTGGCCAAGTGTAAGAATAAAGTACATAGCAGTTGGAAACGAAGTGAGTCCTGTTGGAGGGTCCTCTTGGTATGCACAGTTTGTTCTACCTGCTGTCCAAAATGTATACCAAGCTATAAGGGCACAAGGTCTTCATGATCAAATCAAGGTTTCAACAGCCATTGACATGACCCTAATAGGAAACTCCTACCCCCCATCACAGGGTTCCTTCAGGGGTGATGTTAGGTCATACTTAGACCCTATAATAGGGTACCTGCTGTATGCAGGTGCACCTTTACTGGTCAATGTGTACCCTTATTTTTCTTACTATGGTAATCCTCGTGACATATCACTTCCTTATGCTCTTTTCACTGCACCCAATGTTGTGGTGTGGGATGGCCAATATGGGTACCAGAATTTGTTTGATGCTATGTTGGATTCAGTGCATGCAGCCATTGATAATACTAGGATTGGTTATGTTGAGGTTGTTGTGTCTGAGAGCGGGTGGCCCTCGGGTGGAGATTTTGGTGCCTCGTACGACAATGCACGTGTGTACTTGGATAATTTGGTTCGTCGTGCTGGTAGAGGAAGCCCTAGAAGGCCTTCAAAACCCACAGAGATTTATATCTTTGGCATGTTCGATGAGAATGGAAAGAGTCCAGAGATAGAGAAACATTTTGGACTCTTTAATCCcaacaaacaaaagaaatacCCCTTTGGATTTGGTGGCAAAAGGGATCGGAAGATTGTTATGGATGATTTCAATGCAACAAATCCCCTTAAGAGTGACATGTAA
- the LOC106760176 gene encoding glucan endo-1,3-beta-glucosidase, basic isoform-like — translation MSSLFSITKMFSFSTLMLLLQLFTINLPHADAQIGVCYGTMGDNLPPASEVVSLYVSNSITRMRIYYTNQDALNALRNSNIELILGVANPDLQALATSSNNAIQWVQNNVLNYFPYVKIKYVAVGNEVNPVGANSQYAQYVLPAIQNIYQAIRAQGLQDQIKVTTAIDMSMLGNSYPPSQGSFRADVRSYIDPIIGYLVYANAPLLANIYPYFSYADNPTDISLSYALFTSQTVVVWDGQYGYKNLFDAMLDALHAAIDNTGIGYVEVVVSESGWPSDGGFAATYNNANTYLGNLILRSKTGTPRRPSKPTEIYIFAMFDENQKSPEIEKHFGLFFPNKQKKYTFGFTA, via the exons ATGTCTTCTCTCTTCTCCATTACCAAGATGTTCTCATTCTCCACTCTCATGCTTCTTCTCCAACTGTTCACTATAAACCTTCCCCATGCAG ATGCTCAAATTGGCGTATGTTATGGCACAATGGGTGACAATTTACCTCCGGCAAGTGAAGTTGTAAGCCTTTACGTATCAAACAGTATAACAAGAATGAGAATCTATTATACTAATCAAGATGCTTTGAATGCACTTCGAAATTCAAACATTGAGCTCATTCTTGGCGTAGCCAACCCCGATCTTCAAGCGCTTGCAACCAGTTCCAACAATGCTATTCAGTGGGTGCAAAACAATGTCTTGAACTACTTCCCTTATGTCAAAATCAAATACGTGGCAGTCGGCAACGAAGTGAATCCCGTTGGAGCAAACTCTCAGTATGCGCAGTATGTTCTGCCTGCAATTCAAAACATATACCAAGCTATTAGGGCTCAAGGTCTTCAAGATCAAATTAAGGTTACAACAGCCATTGACATGAGCATGTTAGGAAACTCTTACCCTCCATCACAAGGCTCCTTCAGAGCTGATGTGAGGTCATACATAGACCCCATAATCGGCTACTTGGTATATGCAAATGCACCTTTACTAGCAAATATCTACCCTTATTTCAGCTACGCTGATAACCCTACTGACATATCACTTTCTTATGCTCTTTTCACCTCACAAACTGTTGTGGTATGGGATGGTCAATACGGATACAAAAATTTGTTTGATGCTATGTTGGATGCATTGCATGCTGCAATTGATAACACTGGAATTGGTTATGTTGAGGTTGTTGTGTCGGAGAGTGGATGGCCGTCAGATGGAGGGTTTGCCGCCACTTACAACAACGCAAACACCTACTTAGGTAATTTGATTCTTCGTTCTAAAACAGGTACTCCTAGAAGGCCTTCGAAACCTACAGAAATCTATATTTTTGCTATGTTCGATGAGAATCAAAAGAGTCCTGAAATAGAGAAACATTTTGGACTCTTCTTCCCTaacaagcaaaagaaatatACATTTGGATTCACTGCATAA